The following proteins come from a genomic window of Micromonospora zamorensis:
- a CDS encoding GH1 family beta-glucosidase produces the protein MSERTSRHSNEASTTPRSGGVDELRFPDHFLWGAATAAYQIEGAARDDGRGPSIWDTFSRTPGKVYQGHTGDVACDHYHRYADDVALMAELGLRAYRFSVAWPRIQPDGTGPANPRGLDFYDRLTDALLDRGIDPIVTLYHWDLPQALGDRGGWTNRDTAEHFATYATAVYARLGDRIDVWTTLNEPWCSAYLGYGNGVHAPGEQDPGAAFTAVHHLLLGHGLAARALRSAGARSVGITVNPADVRPADPESAADAAAVRLVDGLHNRIFLDPLLAGGYPDDVREHVARIIEPTFIRDGDEKLIAAPIDLLGINYYAPGYVAGRPDGAGNDAYPGTEGAVHFVPPTGPLTDMGWMIEPAGLTRLLERIAIDYPGVPLLITENGGAFPDKPGADSPDGPTQVMDTDRIAYLDGHLRAAHEAISRGVDLRGYLVWSLLDNFEWAEGYRKRFGIVHVDYLTQRRTPKASARWYQEVISRNGL, from the coding sequence GTGAGCGAGCGAACCAGCAGGCACAGCAACGAGGCGTCGACGACGCCGCGAAGCGGTGGCGTCGACGAACTCCGTTTTCCCGACCATTTCCTCTGGGGGGCGGCCACCGCCGCGTACCAGATCGAGGGCGCGGCCCGCGACGACGGTCGCGGTCCGTCCATCTGGGACACCTTCAGCCGTACGCCGGGCAAGGTGTACCAGGGCCACACCGGCGACGTCGCCTGCGACCACTACCACCGGTACGCCGACGACGTGGCGTTGATGGCCGAACTGGGCCTGCGGGCGTACCGTTTCTCGGTCGCCTGGCCCCGCATCCAGCCCGACGGCACCGGCCCGGCCAACCCGCGTGGGCTGGACTTCTACGACCGCCTCACCGACGCGCTGCTCGACCGGGGAATCGACCCGATCGTCACCCTCTACCACTGGGACCTGCCGCAGGCCCTGGGCGACCGTGGTGGCTGGACCAACCGGGACACCGCCGAGCACTTCGCCACCTACGCCACCGCCGTGTACGCCCGCCTCGGCGACCGGATCGACGTGTGGACCACGCTCAACGAGCCGTGGTGCTCGGCCTACCTCGGCTACGGCAACGGGGTGCACGCCCCGGGCGAGCAGGACCCGGGAGCGGCCTTCACCGCCGTACACCATCTGCTGCTGGGCCACGGCCTGGCGGCGCGGGCGCTGCGGTCCGCCGGCGCGCGCAGCGTCGGCATCACCGTCAACCCGGCCGACGTGCGACCGGCCGACCCGGAGAGCGCGGCGGACGCCGCCGCGGTGCGCCTGGTCGACGGCCTGCACAACCGGATCTTCCTCGACCCGCTGCTGGCCGGCGGCTACCCGGACGACGTCCGCGAGCACGTGGCGCGGATCATCGAGCCGACGTTCATCCGCGACGGTGACGAGAAGCTGATCGCCGCACCGATCGACCTGCTGGGAATCAACTACTACGCGCCCGGTTACGTGGCAGGCCGACCCGACGGTGCCGGCAACGACGCCTACCCGGGCACCGAGGGCGCTGTGCACTTCGTGCCACCGACCGGGCCACTGACCGACATGGGCTGGATGATCGAGCCGGCCGGGCTGACCCGGTTGCTGGAACGGATCGCCATCGACTACCCCGGCGTGCCCCTGCTGATCACCGAGAACGGTGGGGCGTTCCCTGACAAGCCGGGCGCCGACTCGCCCGACGGGCCGACGCAGGTCATGGACACCGATCGCATCGCCTACCTCGACGGGCACCTGCGTGCGGCGCACGAGGCGATCTCCCGGGGCGTGGACCTGCGCGGTTATCTCGTATGGTCATTGCTGGACAACTTCGAGTGGGCGGAGGGTTACCGCAAGCGGTTCGGGATCGTGCACGTCGACTACCTGACCCAGCGGCGCACACCGAAGGCCAGCGCCCGGTGGTACCAGGAGGTGATCTCCCGGAACGGGCTGTGA
- a CDS encoding LacI family DNA-binding transcriptional regulator, translated as MTTAQRPTLEAVAARAGVSRATVSRVVNGSTTVAEPIREAVTRAVAELGYVPNLAARSLVTQRTDSIALVMPEAATRVFSDDQVFPGIIRGVSQELEAADKQLVLMLAGSPAGHQRVERYTTGRHVDGVLFASLHGADPLPGTLARLGIPVVVSGRPLGDVPVPYVDVDHVAGVTTAVRHMIDIGRRRIATIAGPQDMVAGIERLSGYRSAVADAGLPELIAVGDFTRESGAAAMRRLLTEHPDLDGVFAASDLMAHAALRTLREAGRRVPDDVAVVGFDDIETAAYTEPPLTTVRQPIVELGRRMTRQLLRLAAGEEIEQAVMLPTELIRRASA; from the coding sequence ATGACGACGGCACAGCGGCCGACGCTCGAAGCGGTGGCGGCGCGGGCCGGGGTGTCCCGCGCCACCGTTTCGCGGGTGGTCAACGGCTCCACCACCGTCGCGGAGCCGATCCGGGAGGCGGTCACCCGGGCCGTCGCCGAGCTGGGGTACGTGCCCAACCTGGCCGCCCGCAGCCTGGTCACCCAGCGCACCGACTCGATCGCCCTGGTCATGCCGGAGGCGGCCACCCGGGTCTTCTCCGACGACCAGGTCTTCCCCGGCATCATCCGTGGCGTCAGCCAGGAGCTGGAGGCGGCCGACAAGCAACTGGTGCTGATGCTCGCCGGTTCGCCGGCCGGGCATCAGCGGGTCGAGCGGTACACCACCGGTCGGCACGTCGACGGGGTGCTGTTCGCCTCGCTGCACGGCGCCGACCCGTTGCCCGGCACGCTGGCGCGGCTCGGCATCCCGGTGGTGGTCAGCGGTCGGCCGCTCGGCGACGTGCCCGTGCCGTACGTCGACGTGGACCACGTGGCCGGGGTGACCACAGCCGTCCGACACATGATCGACATCGGTCGGCGGCGGATCGCCACCATCGCCGGCCCACAGGACATGGTCGCCGGCATCGAGCGACTCAGCGGTTACCGCAGCGCGGTCGCCGACGCGGGGCTGCCCGAGCTGATCGCCGTCGGCGACTTCACCCGCGAGTCCGGTGCGGCGGCGATGCGGCGCCTGCTCACCGAGCACCCCGACCTGGACGGCGTCTTCGCCGCCTCCGACCTGATGGCGCACGCCGCCCTGCGGACGCTGCGCGAAGCAGGCCGGCGGGTGCCCGACGACGTCGCGGTGGTCGGCTTCGACGACATCGAGACGGCCGCGTACACCGAGCCACCGCTGACCACCGTCCGGCAGCCGATCGTGGAACTCGGCCGCCGGATGACCCGCCAACTGCTCCGGCTGGCCGCCGGGGAGGAGATCGAGCAGGCGGTCATGCTCCCCACCGAGCTGATCCGACGAGCCTCCGCCTGA
- a CDS encoding RidA family protein, translated as MPDPVALLHVPALSDVAEYAYAAIVEPPARLVFTAGACPLDAEGRTVAPGDHAAQARQVMANLETALAAAGATPTDVVKTTVYVASSQQKDLVTVWEVVRDFFGDHDPPSTLLGVAVLGYTDQLVEVEAVAAVRTEA; from the coding sequence ATGCCGGATCCTGTCGCGTTGCTGCACGTCCCCGCCCTGTCCGACGTCGCCGAGTACGCGTACGCGGCCATCGTCGAGCCGCCCGCCCGGCTGGTGTTCACCGCCGGGGCGTGCCCGCTGGACGCCGAGGGCCGCACCGTCGCGCCGGGCGACCACGCCGCGCAGGCCCGGCAGGTGATGGCGAACCTGGAGACCGCCCTCGCGGCGGCCGGCGCCACGCCCACCGACGTCGTCAAGACCACCGTCTACGTGGCATCGTCGCAGCAGAAGGACCTGGTGACCGTCTGGGAGGTGGTGCGGGACTTCTTCGGCGACCACGACCCGCCCAGCACCCTGCTCGGGGTCGCCGTGCTCGGCTACACCGACCAGCTCGTCGAGGTAGAGGCCGTCGCCGCCGTACGGACGGAGGCCTGA
- a CDS encoding GNAT family N-acetyltransferase → MRIRVARPDDAPAVVALRATVYPYLVRGVESTRKMIAEPPPEEDWTAFVAEVDERVVGWVSAERIGTTSAADVGGINLLHVHPEHRRHGIGTALLTAATDFLRPLGIRRVRAMAQPDALPYARRHGYEPSREVRYSALDLNPAPALPDPPPGVRLLPIADLDPHLLYAADVASAADEPGDVPVDAKSYESWQYDVWDNLGLDKASSIAAEVGGEVVAFSLVKRDGDRMWSDYTGSIPTYRGRGLARLAKVAALHRAAANGVRVAYTSNDEANAPMLAINARLGYRPVTSQWSCLANLS, encoded by the coding sequence ATGCGCATCCGTGTGGCGCGACCCGACGACGCCCCGGCCGTGGTGGCCCTGCGGGCGACTGTCTACCCGTACCTGGTGCGCGGGGTCGAGTCGACCCGGAAGATGATCGCCGAACCGCCGCCCGAGGAGGACTGGACCGCGTTCGTGGCCGAGGTCGACGAGCGGGTGGTCGGTTGGGTGTCCGCCGAACGCATCGGCACCACATCGGCGGCGGACGTCGGTGGCATCAACCTGCTGCACGTGCACCCGGAACACCGGCGGCACGGCATCGGCACCGCCCTGCTGACCGCCGCGACCGACTTCCTCCGCCCGTTGGGAATCCGCCGGGTGCGTGCCATGGCGCAGCCCGACGCGCTGCCGTACGCCCGGCGGCACGGCTACGAGCCCAGCCGGGAGGTGCGCTACTCGGCGCTCGACCTGAATCCGGCACCCGCACTGCCCGACCCGCCTCCGGGGGTGCGGCTGCTTCCGATCGCCGACCTGGACCCGCACCTCCTGTACGCGGCGGACGTGGCCTCGGCGGCGGACGAACCGGGGGATGTGCCCGTCGACGCGAAGAGCTACGAGAGCTGGCAGTACGACGTGTGGGACAACCTCGGGCTGGACAAGGCGTCCAGCATCGCGGCCGAGGTCGGTGGTGAGGTGGTCGCGTTCAGCCTGGTGAAGCGGGACGGGGACCGGATGTGGTCGGACTACACCGGCAGCATCCCGACCTACCGGGGCCGAGGGCTGGCGCGGCTGGCCAAGGTGGCCGCGCTGCACCGGGCCGCCGCGAACGGCGTACGCGTCGCGTACACGTCGAACGACGAGGCGAACGCGCCGATGCTGGCGATCAACGCCCGGCTGGGCTACCGGCCGGTGACGTCCCAGTGGTCCTGTCTGGCCAACCTGAGCTGA
- a CDS encoding TetR/AcrR family transcriptional regulator: MPKIQAATVAEHRASQRAALLDAARTLLSKHPEQIPGLAEVAQHAGLARSSVYSYFKSRADMFDALVIDTFPRWSAYVEKHMDEAAAPGPKIQAYVEANLQLVARGDHALARALASAGSSETLASSSRLMHDSLEAPLRAALTDHGSSDPVRMAELVQSIVYALSRMIEGGLPLRTATGLARELLSPYLDPDSG, encoded by the coding sequence GTGCCGAAGATCCAGGCCGCGACTGTCGCTGAGCACCGGGCCTCCCAACGCGCCGCGCTGCTCGACGCGGCCCGCACCCTGCTGTCGAAACACCCCGAGCAGATCCCCGGGCTGGCCGAGGTCGCCCAGCATGCCGGCCTCGCCCGATCCAGCGTCTACTCGTACTTCAAGTCCCGCGCCGACATGTTCGACGCACTCGTCATCGACACGTTCCCCCGCTGGTCGGCGTACGTCGAGAAGCACATGGACGAGGCCGCCGCCCCCGGGCCGAAGATCCAGGCGTACGTGGAAGCCAACCTGCAACTGGTTGCCCGAGGCGATCACGCACTGGCCCGTGCGCTGGCATCGGCCGGCAGCAGCGAGACACTCGCCTCGTCCAGTCGGCTCATGCACGACAGCCTGGAAGCCCCGCTGCGGGCCGCGCTCACGGACCACGGCTCGTCGGACCCGGTCCGCATGGCAGAACTGGTCCAGTCGATCGTCTACGCCCTGAGCCGGATGATCGAGGGAGGGCTTCCCCTGCGGACCGCAACCGGCCTCGCCCGCGAACTTCTCAGCCCGTACCTCGATCCCGACAGCGGCTGA
- a CDS encoding ABC transporter ATP-binding protein — protein MSSSPAPTASTAPADSSERLGLVMRAVSLRHGDAAETVQALDDVDLTVRPGELAAIVGPSGAGKSSLLAVAGGLARPDQGTVTVAGQDMTVPSRRTRTALRRQHVGFVFQSGNLLPALTAVDQLRLPLRLGPRSTRSGRDPLELLADVGMTDKADRRPHQLSGGERQRVGIARALVTEPSVLLVDEPTAALDRARSHDIVRLLAHEARQRSVAVVMVTHDHDVLEYCDTVYEMVDGKLAASS, from the coding sequence ATGAGCAGCAGTCCCGCTCCGACCGCTTCGACCGCACCCGCTGACTCGTCCGAGCGGCTCGGCCTGGTGATGCGTGCGGTGTCCCTGCGGCACGGCGACGCCGCCGAGACCGTGCAGGCGCTCGACGACGTCGACCTGACGGTGCGACCCGGTGAGCTCGCCGCGATCGTCGGCCCGTCCGGTGCCGGCAAGTCCAGTCTGCTGGCCGTCGCCGGCGGCCTGGCCCGGCCCGACCAGGGGACCGTTACCGTGGCCGGTCAGGACATGACAGTGCCGAGCCGCCGCACACGGACCGCCCTGCGCCGCCAACATGTGGGCTTCGTGTTCCAGTCGGGCAACCTGCTGCCCGCGCTGACCGCCGTCGACCAGTTGCGGCTGCCCCTGCGGCTGGGACCACGGTCGACGCGGTCCGGCCGAGACCCGCTGGAGCTGCTCGCCGACGTCGGCATGACCGACAAGGCCGACCGGCGCCCGCACCAACTGTCGGGTGGCGAACGTCAACGGGTCGGGATCGCCCGAGCGCTGGTCACCGAGCCCAGCGTGCTGCTGGTCGACGAACCGACAGCGGCGCTGGACCGGGCGCGCAGCCACGACATCGTGCGACTGCTGGCCCACGAGGCCCGGCAGCGGTCGGTCGCGGTGGTCATGGTCACTCACGACCACGATGTGCTGGAATACTGTGACACCGTCTACGAGATGGTCGACGGCAAGCTCGCGGCCAGCAGCTAG
- a CDS encoding ABC transporter permease, which yields MPRPAGSSTTPERYARPLSPSRRGFADSVLIRCRHDVDNPRGRALMFLAIRELSFARLRFALMGAVIALIAVLMVMLSGLSVGLVRDGVSGLQNLPVTSFAFAHGVQRDSAFSRSVVDMSAVDSWGAQPGVADAAPFGNTLVNTRTDRGTEVDLALFGVQPDSFLSPRVSQGERLGTADGIVVSPTALDAGLRMGDTVTVDRVGTRLRVVGVTEQQDTFGHVDVAYVPLAAWQAIKSGTAPDADLPSRAATEITAVAVRADDGKSVDLTAGDAATGTESLTLKESYGASPGYTAETTTLQLIQGFLYAISALVAGAFFAVWAIQRKPEVAVLRALGASTGWVLRDALTQAFVLLAVAVLVGVGLGLALGAFITGSGVPFALSMPSISAAAIGLVVLGLVGAAAAVIRITSVDPATALGGNR from the coding sequence ATGCCGCGGCCAGCCGGGTCTTCGACGACGCCTGAGCGGTACGCCCGGCCACTGTCCCCCAGCAGGCGAGGCTTTGCCGACAGCGTGTTGATAAGATGCCGACATGATGTCGACAATCCACGAGGGCGGGCGCTGATGTTCCTCGCAATTCGTGAGCTGAGCTTCGCCCGGTTGCGGTTCGCTCTGATGGGCGCCGTGATCGCGCTGATCGCCGTGTTGATGGTGATGCTGTCGGGGCTGTCGGTCGGCCTGGTGCGCGACGGCGTTTCCGGGCTGCAGAACCTGCCGGTCACGTCGTTCGCCTTCGCGCACGGCGTCCAGCGGGACTCCGCGTTCTCACGGAGCGTCGTGGACATGTCGGCGGTCGACAGCTGGGGCGCCCAGCCGGGCGTCGCGGACGCGGCGCCGTTCGGAAACACGCTGGTGAATACTCGTACCGATCGGGGAACTGAGGTCGACCTCGCGCTGTTCGGAGTGCAACCCGACTCGTTCCTGTCGCCCCGGGTCAGCCAGGGTGAGCGGTTGGGCACCGCGGACGGGATCGTGGTGAGTCCCACGGCGCTGGACGCGGGGCTGCGGATGGGCGACACGGTCACCGTGGATCGGGTCGGTACGCGGCTGCGGGTCGTCGGTGTCACCGAGCAACAGGACACCTTCGGGCACGTGGACGTGGCGTACGTGCCGTTGGCGGCGTGGCAGGCGATCAAATCCGGCACCGCCCCCGACGCGGATCTGCCGTCAAGGGCCGCAACGGAGATCACGGCGGTTGCGGTCCGCGCGGACGATGGGAAGTCCGTCGATCTGACTGCGGGCGACGCCGCCACCGGAACCGAGAGCCTGACCCTGAAGGAGTCCTACGGGGCTTCGCCCGGATACACGGCCGAGACGACGACACTGCAGTTGATTCAGGGATTCCTGTACGCGATCTCGGCGCTGGTGGCCGGAGCGTTCTTCGCGGTGTGGGCGATCCAACGCAAGCCCGAGGTGGCCGTCCTGCGGGCGCTGGGCGCCTCGACCGGCTGGGTGCTGCGCGACGCGTTGACGCAGGCGTTCGTCCTGTTGGCGGTCGCTGTCCTCGTCGGCGTGGGGCTGGGGCTGGCTCTCGGTGCCTTCATCACCGGCAGCGGTGTCCCGTTCGCGTTGAGCATGCCGAGCATCTCCGCCGCCGCGATCGGCCTCGTTGTCCTCGGCCTGGTGGGAGCCGCCGCGGCGGTCATCCGCATCACCTCAGTCGACCCGGCCACCGCTCTGGGAGGAAACCGATGA
- a CDS encoding O-acetyl-ADP-ribose deacetylase, translating into MEITLVEGDITTQQVDAIVNAANSSLLGGGGVDGAIHRRGGPAILAECRALRASRYGRGLPTGQAVATTAGELPACWVIHTVGPVWSASEDRSALLRDCYANSLRVADEVGATTVAFPLISAGIYGWPIDDAVRQALTVLRAATPATVVEARLVLFGAATHAAASRVFDDA; encoded by the coding sequence ATGGAGATCACCCTGGTCGAGGGGGACATCACCACGCAGCAGGTCGACGCCATCGTGAACGCCGCCAACTCGTCCCTGCTCGGTGGGGGCGGGGTCGATGGCGCCATCCACCGACGTGGCGGGCCGGCCATCCTGGCCGAGTGCCGGGCGCTGCGGGCATCCCGCTACGGCAGGGGTCTGCCCACTGGCCAGGCGGTGGCGACCACCGCGGGGGAGCTGCCGGCATGCTGGGTGATCCACACCGTCGGGCCGGTCTGGTCCGCCAGCGAAGACCGGTCGGCGCTGCTGCGCGACTGCTACGCCAACAGTCTCCGCGTGGCCGACGAGGTGGGCGCGACAACCGTGGCCTTTCCGCTGATCTCCGCCGGCATCTACGGCTGGCCGATCGACGACGCGGTCCGGCAGGCACTGACGGTGCTGCGCGCGGCCACGCCCGCCACCGTCGTCGAGGCCCGCCTGGTGCTGTTCGGGGCGGCGACCCATGCCGCGGCCAGCCGGGTCTTCGACGACGCCTGA
- a CDS encoding EI24 domain-containing protein translates to MDVSRVASPVTGVVGRFFAGAGLLVRGLGLYVRSPGLMLLGVVPALISGAFFLAALAALVYFVDDLAALVTPFADDWSSTTRSLVRVIAGLAFLGLGGLLGVLTFTAVTLVIGDPFYEKISEQVEQRYGGTPGAVDVPFWSSLRRSLADSVRLVALTALVGIPLFLAGFIPVVGQTVVPVIGAAVGGWFLAVELVGAPFYRRGMRLPQRRTILKADRPTALGFGVAVFLCFLIPLGAVLIMPAAVAGATLLARRSLGQSIEKD, encoded by the coding sequence GTGGATGTCAGCAGAGTCGCCAGCCCGGTCACCGGAGTCGTCGGCCGTTTCTTCGCCGGGGCGGGGCTGCTCGTGCGGGGGCTGGGTCTCTATGTCCGCAGCCCGGGGTTGATGCTGCTCGGGGTCGTGCCGGCGCTGATCTCCGGCGCGTTCTTCCTGGCCGCGCTCGCCGCCCTGGTGTACTTCGTGGACGACCTCGCCGCGCTGGTCACCCCGTTCGCCGACGACTGGTCGAGCACCACCCGCAGCCTGGTCCGGGTGATCGCCGGGCTGGCCTTCCTGGGGCTCGGCGGTCTGCTCGGCGTGCTCACCTTCACCGCGGTCACCCTGGTCATCGGCGACCCGTTCTACGAGAAGATCTCCGAGCAGGTCGAGCAGCGGTACGGCGGCACGCCGGGCGCGGTGGACGTGCCCTTCTGGTCGTCGTTGCGGCGCAGCCTCGCCGACTCGGTACGACTGGTGGCGCTCACCGCGCTGGTCGGGATTCCGCTCTTCCTCGCGGGCTTCATCCCCGTGGTCGGCCAGACGGTCGTCCCGGTGATCGGCGCGGCAGTGGGCGGCTGGTTCCTCGCCGTGGAGCTGGTCGGGGCACCGTTCTACCGGCGCGGTATGCGGCTGCCGCAGCGCCGGACGATCCTGAAGGCCGATCGACCCACCGCGCTCGGCTTCGGGGTTGCCGTCTTCCTCTGCTTCCTCATCCCGCTCGGCGCAGTGTTGATCATGCCGGCGGCGGTCGCCGGCGCCACTTTGCTGGCCCGCCGATCGCTCGGCCAGTCCATCGAGAAGGACTGA
- a CDS encoding ABC transporter ATP-binding protein, which translates to MSVIEVTHLSKRYGDLVSVQDVSFTVEPGEIFGVLGPNGAGKTTTVECVAGLRVPDGGGVSVLGLDPRRDAAQLRQRVGVQLQESQLPDRLRVAEALELYASFYRNPADPAALIDKLGLGEKRNTAYKKLSGGQKQRLSIALALVGNPEIAILDELTTGLDPQARRDTWGLIEQVRDSGVTIVLVTHFMEEAERLCDRVAVIDRGRVVALDSPAGLVSAVAPEQRIRFRPSAPVDDRLLTDLPEVSAVQRTGSQVVVTGTGDLLHAVTSVLARHQIVAADLRLEQSTLDDAFVELTGHRPVD; encoded by the coding sequence ATGTCGGTCATCGAGGTGACCCACCTGAGTAAGCGGTACGGCGATCTGGTGTCCGTCCAGGACGTGTCGTTCACGGTGGAGCCCGGGGAGATCTTCGGCGTGCTCGGCCCGAACGGCGCCGGCAAGACCACCACCGTCGAGTGTGTCGCCGGGCTGCGTGTCCCCGACGGGGGCGGGGTGTCGGTCCTCGGGCTCGACCCCCGCCGGGACGCGGCGCAGCTCCGGCAGCGGGTCGGGGTGCAACTCCAGGAGAGCCAACTGCCGGACCGGCTGCGGGTGGCGGAGGCGCTGGAGCTGTACGCCTCGTTCTACCGCAACCCGGCCGACCCGGCCGCTCTGATCGACAAGCTGGGCCTCGGCGAGAAGCGGAACACCGCGTACAAGAAGCTCTCCGGCGGTCAGAAGCAGCGACTCTCCATCGCGTTGGCCCTGGTCGGCAACCCGGAGATCGCGATCCTCGACGAGCTCACCACCGGGCTGGACCCGCAGGCGCGCCGGGACACCTGGGGTCTCATCGAACAGGTCCGGGACAGCGGAGTGACGATCGTGCTGGTCACCCATTTCATGGAGGAAGCGGAGCGGCTCTGCGACCGGGTCGCGGTGATCGACCGGGGGCGCGTCGTCGCCCTGGACAGCCCGGCGGGCCTGGTGTCGGCGGTGGCTCCGGAGCAGCGGATCCGGTTCCGGCCGTCGGCCCCGGTCGACGACCGGCTCCTCACCGACCTGCCCGAGGTTTCCGCCGTGCAGCGCACCGGCAGCCAGGTGGTGGTGACCGGCACCGGTGACCTGCTGCACGCCGTCACCTCGGTCCTCGCCCGCCACCAGATCGTCGCCGCCGACCTGCGGCTGGAGCAGTCCACCCTCGACGACGCCTTCGTCGAGCTGACCGGGCACCGGCCCGTCGACTGA
- a CDS encoding ABC transporter permease → MHAFRQILRIEARLYLRDIPTLLTTIGLPTVILVVLGLVPSLRKPDPTFDGQTFVSYFAPSLLVVTLAMVGVNTLPTVLATYRERGVLRRLATTPAHPAALLAAQLVLALAGILASALLLIVVGRLAFGVPFPRHPLGFTLAFVLGTAALLALGLLVAAVARTTKAAQALAVPLFLVTMFFGGVYLPRFLLPDAVARIGDYTPPGVQALLDAWTGTSPQPLHLAIMAVIAVAAGASAAKLFRWE, encoded by the coding sequence ATGCACGCCTTCCGTCAGATCCTGAGGATCGAGGCGCGGCTCTACCTGCGGGACATACCGACGCTGCTCACCACCATCGGGCTGCCCACAGTGATCCTGGTGGTGCTCGGATTGGTCCCCTCGCTCCGCAAGCCGGATCCGACCTTCGATGGGCAGACCTTCGTCAGCTACTTCGCACCGTCGCTGCTGGTGGTCACCCTCGCCATGGTCGGGGTGAACACGCTGCCCACGGTGCTGGCCACCTACCGGGAACGCGGCGTGCTGCGTCGGCTGGCGACCACTCCGGCGCATCCGGCCGCTCTGCTCGCCGCGCAACTGGTGCTGGCCCTGGCCGGGATCCTGGCCAGCGCGCTGCTGCTCATCGTCGTCGGCCGGTTGGCGTTCGGGGTGCCGTTCCCTCGGCACCCGCTCGGCTTCACCCTGGCGTTCGTCCTCGGCACGGCGGCGCTGCTGGCGCTCGGCCTGCTGGTCGCCGCCGTGGCCCGCACGACGAAGGCGGCGCAGGCTCTGGCCGTGCCGCTGTTCCTGGTCACCATGTTCTTCGGCGGGGTCTACCTGCCCCGGTTCCTGCTTCCGGACGCCGTGGCGCGGATCGGCGACTACACGCCGCCCGGGGTGCAGGCGCTTCTGGACGCCTGGACCGGCACGTCGCCGCAGCCGCTGCACCTGGCGATAATGGCGGTGATCGCCGTGGCGGCCGGCGCCAGCGCGGCGAAACTGTTCCGCTGGGAGTGA
- a CDS encoding sensor histidine kinase produces MTSSGGHDRLTSWREREAALYRVFPYGGLALGTLLALVAPAPASPGAVPTLAVAVAAGCWVAWFVTLHPGWQSRRRPMAVYYAGLLTFAAALVAASPWYGFFAWIGYIHAFPVLPGRWRVAGMVTTAALVATSQGGGLSVVVSHWLLWLVLVLFNLLVAGSVSWFAMIAEQEDVKRRRLMAELGEANRQLTETVQENAGLHAQLLTQAREAGVLDERQRMAREIHDTLAQGLTGIITQLEAAEQTRDRSADWRRHVDNALALARESLTEARRSVRAVRPETLETARLPDALVELGGRWSALNGVRAEVATTGTPRPLHPEVEVTLLRAAQEALANVARHAAASRVGLTLSYMTDVVTLDVRDDGTGFDVTGQPAPREPGGGYGLTAMRQRVTRVGGELAVESEPGGGTAISASVPALPGGAG; encoded by the coding sequence ATGACCAGCAGCGGTGGGCACGACCGTCTGACCAGTTGGCGAGAGCGCGAGGCTGCCCTCTATCGCGTGTTCCCGTATGGCGGGCTGGCTCTGGGCACCCTGCTGGCCCTCGTCGCACCGGCGCCCGCCAGCCCCGGGGCGGTGCCGACCCTCGCTGTGGCCGTGGCGGCCGGATGCTGGGTCGCCTGGTTCGTGACCCTGCACCCCGGCTGGCAAAGTCGGCGCAGGCCGATGGCGGTCTACTACGCCGGTCTGCTCACGTTCGCCGCCGCTCTCGTGGCCGCCAGTCCGTGGTACGGCTTCTTCGCCTGGATCGGTTACATCCACGCCTTCCCGGTGCTGCCCGGGCGTTGGCGGGTCGCCGGGATGGTGACCACGGCGGCCCTCGTCGCCACGTCTCAGGGCGGTGGTCTGTCGGTGGTGGTGTCGCACTGGCTGCTCTGGCTGGTGCTGGTGCTCTTCAACCTGCTGGTGGCCGGCTCGGTGAGCTGGTTCGCGATGATCGCCGAACAGGAGGACGTCAAACGTCGGCGGTTGATGGCGGAACTCGGCGAGGCCAACCGTCAACTCACCGAGACGGTCCAGGAGAACGCCGGGCTGCACGCCCAACTGCTCACCCAGGCACGGGAGGCCGGCGTGCTGGACGAGCGGCAGCGGATGGCGCGAGAGATCCACGACACCCTGGCCCAGGGGTTGACCGGCATCATCACCCAACTGGAGGCGGCCGAGCAGACCCGCGACCGCTCCGCCGACTGGCGGCGGCACGTCGACAACGCGCTCGCACTGGCGCGGGAGAGCCTCACCGAGGCCCGCCGCTCGGTGCGGGCCGTCCGCCCGGAGACGTTGGAGACAGCCCGGCTGCCAGACGCGCTCGTCGAGCTGGGCGGGCGCTGGTCGGCTCTGAACGGGGTACGGGCCGAGGTCGCCACCACCGGAACGCCCCGCCCCCTGCATCCGGAGGTCGAGGTGACCCTGCTCCGGGCCGCCCAGGAGGCGCTGGCCAACGTGGCCCGGCACGCTGCCGCGTCACGGGTCGGGCTGACCCTGTCGTACATGACGGACGTGGTCACCCTCGATGTCCGTGACGACGGGACGGGCTTCGACGTCACCGGGCAGCCGGCGCCCCGCGAGCCGGGCGGCGGGTACGGGCTGACCGCGATGCGGCAGCGGGTGACCCGGGTGGGTGGCGAGTTGGCCGTCGAATCCGAACCGGGAGGCGGCACCGCCATTTCGGCGTCCGTCCCCGCGCTGCCGGGAGGTGCCGGTTGA